In Bosea vestrisii, a single genomic region encodes these proteins:
- a CDS encoding IS5 family transposase (programmed frameshift) codes for MRYELANYEWAAIKPMLPNKPRGVPRVNDRRVLNGIFWGLRSGAPWRDLPEAFGPYTTCYNRFVRWRRAGVWSRIIDALAGAHDAAIQMIDTSVVRVHQHGACITRNQRQSIGRSRGGLTSKIHAVVDSRGLPVRLALSPGEAHDVRLAGKLLSRLKSGSMLLADRGYDADWIRELAMKKGAWANIPPKRNRSDPICFSPYLYRARNQIERFFNKIKQCRRVATRYDRLAANYLAFVQLASIRLWLAARYESTP; via the exons ATGCGCTATGAACTCGCGAATTATGAATGGGCTGCCATCAAGCCGATGCTGCCGAATAAGCCGCGTGGCGTTCCACGGGTTAACGACCGCCGTGTCCTCAATGGCATTTTCTGGG GCTTGCGCTCCGGAGCGCCGTGGCGTGATCTGCCCGAGGCGTTTGGGCCGTACACCACCTGTTACAACCGATTTGTAAGGTGGCGGCGGGCTGGTGTCTGGAGCCGCATCATCGACGCACTTGCCGGTGCTCATGATGCTGCTATCCAGATGATCGATACCTCCGTTGTCCGCGTGCATCAGCATGGAGCCTGCATCACGAGGAACCAGCGTCAGTCGATTGGAAGATCACGCGGCGGCTTGACGAGCAAAATTCATGCTGTAGTCGATAGCAGAGGTCTGCCGGTGCGACTGGCGTTAAGCCCCGGCGAGGCCCACGACGTCCGACTTGCTGGAAAGCTACTGTCTCGTCTGAAATCCGGATCAATGCTGCTTGCCGACCGTGGCTATGACGCCGACTGGATCAGAGAGCTGGCCATGAAAAAAGGCGCGTGGGCCAATATCCCGCCGAAAAGAAATCGCAGCGATCCGATCTGCTTTAGCCCGTATCTTTACCGCGCTCGCAACCAGATCGAGCGGTTCTTCAACAAGATCAAACAATGTCGTCGGGTGGCGACGCGCTACGACAGGCTCGCCGCCAATTACCTTGCCTTCGTCCAACTCGCATCTATCCGGCTATGGCTGGCCGCGCGTTATGAGTCCACGCCCTAG
- a CDS encoding VOC family protein → MPNLENLKKQAKQYLRWHRERYHPVAAEIRATLPRFHCLDDYQVLEATFKLSDAQELVARQLGFEGWQALKAGTPAMSTQVKQATTAPILSGTEAQLYVADVRASCDFFTSKLSFTTDFVYGDPPFYGVVKRDRARLCLRLVCEPVFVGDIRQREQLLSASITVDTAAEIKQLFLEFQSEGVSFHQELKKEPWGARNFVVLDPDGNLILFAGPAD, encoded by the coding sequence ATGCCGAACCTCGAAAACCTGAAGAAGCAGGCCAAGCAGTATCTACGCTGGCATCGTGAGCGGTATCACCCGGTTGCCGCCGAGATCAGAGCTACGTTACCTCGGTTTCATTGCCTTGACGATTATCAGGTGCTGGAGGCGACGTTCAAGCTCAGCGACGCGCAAGAGCTTGTCGCTCGCCAATTGGGCTTCGAGGGATGGCAGGCGCTTAAGGCAGGAACCCCAGCCATGAGCACTCAAGTCAAACAGGCAACGACAGCTCCGATACTCAGCGGGACCGAGGCTCAGCTCTACGTCGCTGACGTCAGGGCCTCGTGCGATTTCTTCACGTCGAAACTCAGTTTTACAACCGACTTTGTATACGGTGATCCGCCGTTTTACGGTGTGGTCAAGCGCGACCGTGCGCGACTTTGCCTGCGGCTTGTTTGCGAGCCGGTTTTTGTCGGCGACATTCGCCAGCGCGAGCAACTTTTGTCGGCCTCGATCACCGTGGATACCGCAGCGGAGATCAAGCAACTCTTCTTGGAGTTCCAATCCGAAGGCGTGAGCTTCCATCAAGAACTGAAGAAAGAACCTTGGGGCGCGAGGAACTTCGTCGTTCTTGATCCTGACGGCAACCTAATTCTGTTCGCGGGCCCTGCTGACTGA
- the ytfQ gene encoding galactofuranose ABC transporter, galactofuranose-binding protein YtfQ produces MNFKALNAAVVVCGALVCSGAGAKELTIGFSQIGSESGWRAAETTVSKAEAKKRNINFKIADAQQKQENQIRAIRSFIAQGVDAIFLAPVVATGWNAVLREAKEAKIPVVLLDRDIDPSGKDLYLTAVTSDSVHEGKVAGEWLVKTVGSKSCNVVELQGTVGASVAANRKKGFEQGIAGHANLKIVRSQTGDFTRAKGKEVMESFIKADGGGKSICAVYAHNDDMMVGAIQAMKEAGLKPGSDVLTVSIDAVPDIFKAMAAGEANATVELTPDMAGPAFDAVIAYKTKGTTPPKWIQTVSKLYTGADNPQAVYESKKDLGY; encoded by the coding sequence ATGAATTTCAAGGCTTTGAATGCCGCGGTCGTGGTCTGCGGCGCGCTCGTTTGCTCGGGTGCAGGCGCCAAGGAGTTGACGATCGGGTTTTCCCAGATCGGTTCCGAATCCGGTTGGCGTGCCGCCGAAACGACAGTGTCGAAGGCGGAAGCCAAGAAGCGCAATATCAACTTCAAGATCGCCGATGCCCAGCAGAAGCAGGAGAACCAGATCAGGGCGATCCGTTCCTTCATTGCCCAGGGCGTCGACGCCATCTTCCTCGCGCCGGTCGTCGCCACCGGCTGGAACGCCGTGCTGAGGGAGGCCAAGGAGGCCAAGATTCCGGTCGTGCTGCTCGACCGCGACATCGATCCGTCCGGGAAAGACCTCTACCTGACCGCAGTCACCTCCGACAGCGTCCATGAAGGCAAGGTCGCCGGCGAGTGGCTGGTCAAGACCGTGGGCTCCAAGTCCTGCAACGTCGTCGAACTGCAAGGCACGGTCGGCGCCAGCGTCGCAGCCAACCGCAAGAAGGGCTTCGAGCAGGGCATCGCCGGGCATGCCAACCTGAAGATCGTGCGCAGCCAGACCGGGGATTTCACCCGAGCCAAGGGCAAGGAAGTGATGGAGAGCTTCATCAAGGCCGACGGCGGCGGCAAGTCGATCTGCGCAGTCTATGCCCATAATGACGACATGATGGTCGGCGCCATCCAGGCGATGAAGGAAGCGGGCTTGAAGCCGGGCTCCGATGTCCTCACCGTCTCGATCGACGCGGTGCCCGACATCTTCAAGGCCATGGCGGCCGGCGAGGCCAACGCCACCGTCGAACTGACCCCGGATATGGCCGGACCTGCCTTCGATGCCGTCATCGCCTACAAGACCAAGGGCACGACCCCGCCGAAATGGATCCAGACGGTGTCGAAGCTCTACACCGGCGCCGACAATCCGCAGGCGGTCTATGAGAGCAAGAAGGACCTCGGCTACTGA
- a CDS encoding sugar ABC transporter ATP-binding protein → MIPPETVPLLALRGFSKSFAGVNALDGVDFTLQSGEIHALLGENGAGKSTLIKTMTGVVARDAGTMQLDGVEIAPRSTGEATKAGIATVYQEVNLAPNLSVAQNLFLGRQPTRFGLVREGEMRRRARALLAEFDLGIDVAVPLESYSVAIQHIVAIARAVDLSARVLILDEPTASLDAHEVAILFAVMRQLAARGIGIIFVTHFLDQVYAICDRITVLRNGRLAASAATAELPRMELVQTMLGRELREATAARPVSAPRESEPVAIFRGFGKAGYVEPFDLTLRAGHVVGLAGLLGSGRTETTRLVFGAERADSGSVTARGQKVTLHSPRQAMRLGFGYCPEERKTEGIVAELTVRENIVLALQARRGVLRPLSHREQDEIAGRLIRLLDIRPPDPERPIGLLSGGNQQKALLARWLATKPAILILDEPTRGIDVGAHAEIIHLIRALCAEGMALLVASSELEEIVTYADEIVVLRDRAHVARLEGEAVSVPTILAVIAAEAAKAV, encoded by the coding sequence ATGATCCCGCCCGAGACCGTTCCACTGCTGGCGCTGCGCGGCTTCTCCAAGTCGTTCGCCGGCGTGAACGCGCTGGACGGCGTCGACTTCACGCTGCAGAGCGGCGAAATCCATGCCTTGCTGGGCGAGAACGGCGCGGGAAAGTCTACGCTGATCAAGACGATGACCGGCGTCGTCGCGCGCGATGCCGGCACGATGCAACTTGACGGCGTGGAGATTGCTCCCCGTTCGACCGGCGAGGCGACGAAGGCGGGCATCGCCACTGTCTATCAGGAGGTCAATCTCGCGCCGAACCTGTCGGTGGCGCAAAATCTCTTCCTGGGTCGTCAGCCGACACGCTTCGGTCTGGTCCGCGAAGGCGAGATGCGTCGCCGGGCCCGGGCGCTGCTCGCCGAATTCGACCTCGGCATCGACGTCGCCGTGCCGCTGGAGAGCTATTCAGTCGCGATCCAGCATATTGTCGCCATTGCGCGTGCGGTCGATCTCTCGGCGCGCGTCCTCATCCTCGACGAACCGACGGCGAGCCTGGACGCGCACGAGGTCGCGATCCTGTTCGCAGTCATGCGTCAGCTCGCGGCGCGCGGCATAGGCATCATCTTCGTGACCCATTTCCTGGATCAGGTCTATGCGATCTGCGACCGGATCACCGTCCTGCGCAATGGCAGGCTCGCGGCCTCGGCCGCCACCGCGGAACTGCCGCGCATGGAGCTCGTCCAGACGATGCTCGGGCGCGAGTTGCGCGAGGCGACGGCCGCGCGTCCGGTATCGGCACCGCGCGAGAGCGAACCGGTCGCAATCTTCCGCGGCTTCGGCAAGGCCGGCTATGTCGAGCCTTTCGATCTGACCTTGCGGGCCGGCCATGTCGTCGGGCTCGCCGGCCTGCTGGGCTCCGGTCGCACCGAGACCACCCGTCTCGTCTTCGGCGCCGAGCGCGCCGACAGCGGCAGCGTGACCGCCCGAGGGCAGAAGGTCACGCTCCATTCGCCGCGCCAGGCGATGCGGCTCGGCTTCGGCTACTGTCCGGAGGAGCGCAAGACCGAGGGTATCGTCGCCGAGCTGACCGTGCGCGAGAATATCGTGCTCGCCCTGCAGGCCAGACGCGGCGTGCTGCGTCCGCTCTCGCACCGCGAGCAGGACGAGATCGCCGGCCGCCTGATCCGGCTGCTCGACATCCGCCCGCCCGACCCGGAACGGCCGATCGGCCTGCTCTCCGGTGGCAACCAGCAGAAGGCCCTGCTGGCGCGCTGGCTTGCGACGAAGCCTGCCATCCTCATCCTCGACGAGCCGACGCGCGGCATCGACGTCGGCGCCCATGCCGAGATCATCCACCTCATCCGCGCGCTCTGCGCCGAAGGCATGGCCCTGCTCGTTGCCTCGTCCGAGTTGGAGGAGATCGTCACCTACGCCGACGAGATCGTGGTGCTCCGCGACCGGGCCCATGTCGCGCGGCTGGAGGGCGAGGCGGTGAGTGTGCCGACCATCCTGGCGGTGATCGCCGCCGAAGCTGCGAAGGCCGTCTGA
- a CDS encoding ABC transporter permease yields MSFVLPRLGMPQIVALIVIFAINSFLSPHFLELRVQDGRLFGSLVDVFNRGAPVALLALGMAPIIAMRGIDLSVGAVMAIAGAIAASLADSHALGFVLVCALGAGLMCGLWNGVLVALLGIQPIVATLILMVAGRGIAQLITEGRIVTFANTDLAWLGSGSLLGLPTPIVLTLAMLVLALLVVRGSALGLLIEATGGNSRASALAGVGTRVITIAIYAWCGLCAALAGIIAAADIMGADANNAGLWLELDAILAVVIGGTSLLGGRFSLVLAVLGALIIQAMNTGILLSGFPPEMNLIVKAIVVLAVLLAQSPRLTGLGLLLWRRRP; encoded by the coding sequence GTGTCGTTTGTCTTGCCGCGGCTTGGGATGCCGCAGATCGTCGCGCTGATCGTCATCTTTGCGATCAACAGCTTCCTCTCGCCGCATTTCCTTGAGCTGCGGGTACAGGACGGCCGACTTTTCGGCAGTCTCGTCGATGTGTTCAACCGGGGCGCGCCGGTCGCCTTGCTGGCGCTCGGCATGGCGCCGATCATCGCCATGCGGGGCATCGACCTTTCAGTCGGCGCTGTCATGGCGATCGCCGGCGCTATCGCGGCGAGCCTGGCGGACAGCCATGCCCTGGGATTCGTCCTTGTTTGCGCGCTTGGCGCCGGCCTCATGTGCGGCCTGTGGAATGGGGTGCTCGTCGCGCTGCTCGGCATCCAGCCGATCGTGGCGACGCTCATCCTGATGGTGGCCGGGCGAGGAATCGCGCAACTCATCACCGAGGGGCGCATCGTCACCTTCGCCAACACCGATCTGGCCTGGCTCGGCAGCGGCTCGCTGCTGGGCTTGCCGACTCCGATCGTCCTGACACTCGCCATGCTGGTGCTGGCGCTGCTCGTCGTGCGCGGTTCCGCGCTCGGACTGCTGATCGAGGCGACCGGCGGCAATAGCCGGGCGAGCGCGTTGGCTGGCGTTGGCACCCGTGTCATCACCATCGCAATCTATGCCTGGTGCGGGCTCTGCGCCGCGCTCGCGGGAATCATCGCCGCGGCCGACATCATGGGAGCTGATGCCAACAATGCCGGCCTCTGGCTGGAGCTCGACGCCATCCTCGCGGTGGTGATCGGCGGCACCTCGCTGCTCGGCGGCCGCTTCAGCCTGGTCCTGGCGGTGCTGGGCGCCCTCATCATCCAGGCGATGAACACAGGCATCCTGTTGTCGGGCTTCCCACCGGAGATGAATCTCATCGTCAAGGCGATCGTGGTGCTGGCCGTGCTGCTCGCCCAGTCGCCGCGACTCACCGGCCTCGGCCTGCTGCTGTGGAGGCGGCGCCCGTGA
- the yjfF gene encoding galactofuranose ABC transporter, permease protein YjfF, translated as MPVLATTVVFAVGFAICSLIYPNFASPRVVMNLLTDNAFLGIVAVGITFVIISGGIDLSVGSVIGFTTVFLALAIERAGMPPLAAFVVVVLLCALFGALMGAAIQYFELPPFIVTLAGMFLARGASFLLSTESIPITAPFYGELAEHALLLPGGFRLTVPAMIMLAVVALCAMLLHFTRFGANVYALGGSRSAAALMGIEVGRTTVLIYTLSSVLAGISGIVFSLYTSSGYSLSAVGVELDAIGAAVIGGTLLSGGHGFIFGTFVGVLIQGLIQTYISFDGMLSSWWAKIATGLLLFGFIALQQLMLLLARRRRPRAFGAGTR; from the coding sequence ATGCCCGTGCTCGCCACGACGGTCGTATTCGCCGTCGGCTTCGCGATCTGCTCGCTGATCTATCCGAATTTCGCCTCGCCGCGGGTGGTGATGAACCTGCTCACCGACAACGCCTTCCTCGGCATCGTCGCGGTGGGCATAACCTTCGTCATCATCTCCGGCGGCATCGACCTCTCGGTCGGCTCGGTGATCGGGTTCACGACCGTCTTCCTCGCGCTCGCCATCGAGCGGGCCGGCATGCCGCCGCTGGCCGCCTTCGTCGTCGTCGTGCTGCTCTGTGCGCTGTTCGGCGCACTGATGGGCGCGGCGATCCAGTATTTCGAACTGCCCCCCTTCATCGTGACGCTGGCAGGCATGTTTCTGGCCCGGGGCGCGAGCTTCCTGCTCTCGACCGAGTCGATCCCGATCACGGCGCCCTTCTATGGCGAGCTCGCCGAACATGCGCTCCTGCTGCCTGGCGGCTTCAGGTTGACGGTGCCGGCCATGATCATGCTGGCCGTGGTGGCACTGTGCGCCATGCTGCTGCACTTCACGCGCTTCGGCGCCAATGTCTACGCGCTCGGCGGCAGCCGCAGCGCGGCTGCGCTGATGGGCATCGAGGTCGGGCGCACGACGGTGCTGATCTATACCCTCTCCAGCGTGCTTGCCGGCATCTCCGGCATCGTCTTTTCGCTCTATACCTCGAGCGGCTACTCGCTCTCGGCCGTCGGGGTCGAGCTCGACGCCATCGGCGCGGCCGTCATCGGCGGCACGCTTCTGTCCGGCGGCCACGGCTTCATCTTCGGCACGTTCGTCGGCGTGCTGATCCAGGGCCTGATCCAGACCTATATCAGCTTTGACGGCATGCTCTCGAGCTGGTGGGCCAAGATCGCGACAGGCCTGTTGCTCTTCGGCTTCATCGCCCTGCAACAACTGATGCTGCTTCTGGCGCGTCGGCGACGCCCGCGTGCGTTCGGAGCCGGAACACGATGA
- a CDS encoding FadR/GntR family transcriptional regulator, which produces MRSEPEHDDLPLIVIRARRSHSNHAEIARSIGIDIIVGRYPNGAKLPGDAELTLTFGVSRPVLREAVKTLVAKGLLSTKARVGTVVRPRAAWNMFDPDVLAWHLDAGIDKRFLTDLAEIRLAIEPRTAALAAERRTETDLILMRTAIERMRAEAARQTADFAEADLSLHVAIANAAGNPFMRSIGAVIAAALRASFQLSAPKDSDDYRATVAAHERIVYAIAERDAAVAATAMTNVILIGLRRHEPAS; this is translated from the coding sequence GTGCGTTCGGAGCCGGAACACGATGACCTCCCCCTTATCGTCATTCGGGCGCGCCGGTCCCATTCGAACCATGCGGAGATAGCGCGCAGCATCGGGATCGACATCATCGTCGGCCGCTATCCCAATGGAGCAAAGCTGCCCGGCGACGCCGAGCTGACCCTCACCTTCGGCGTCTCGCGCCCGGTGCTGCGCGAGGCGGTGAAGACCCTCGTCGCCAAGGGGCTGTTGAGCACCAAGGCGCGTGTCGGGACGGTGGTCCGGCCGCGCGCCGCCTGGAACATGTTCGACCCCGACGTGCTGGCCTGGCATCTCGACGCCGGCATCGACAAACGTTTCCTGACCGACCTCGCCGAGATCCGGCTTGCGATCGAACCGCGCACCGCTGCGCTCGCCGCCGAGCGCAGGACGGAGACCGACCTCATATTGATGCGCACCGCGATCGAGCGGATGCGTGCCGAGGCCGCTCGACAGACGGCGGATTTTGCCGAGGCCGATCTCAGCTTGCACGTCGCGATTGCCAACGCCGCCGGCAACCCCTTCATGCGCTCGATCGGCGCCGTGATTGCAGCGGCGCTGCGAGCGTCGTTCCAGCTCAGCGCGCCGAAGGATTCCGACGACTATCGCGCCACCGTCGCGGCCCATGAGCGCATCGTCTACGCCATCGCTGAACGGGATGCGGCCGTGGCTGCGACGGCGATGACCAACGTCATCCTCATCGGACTGCGCCGCCACGAACCTGCAAGCTGA
- a CDS encoding DUF6973 domain-containing protein has product MAGLFTDEKRKLTATEADMMDSLSVFGLRDMRDIKGKAETVALERYPRPENLRDGFPQNPQVTDDFDSWAQNDGHSDAFRHAYWNALMTKQFGNDFTERFTSAHEGVENPADREAMDLYNNEVGRRIAEQNADASDGELADLVQRAIENGEMIVIDRDGELAWSDDVAYGQHGEADDGSVRGVRPTPEVSTS; this is encoded by the coding sequence TTGGCCGGTCTGTTCACCGACGAGAAGCGCAAGCTGACCGCGACCGAGGCGGATATGATGGACAGCCTCAGCGTGTTCGGCCTCCGGGACATGCGCGATATCAAGGGCAAGGCTGAGACGGTCGCGCTCGAGCGCTATCCAAGGCCGGAGAATCTGCGCGACGGCTTCCCGCAGAACCCGCAAGTCACCGATGATTTCGACAGCTGGGCGCAGAATGACGGGCATTCCGATGCCTTCCGTCACGCCTACTGGAATGCGCTGATGACCAAGCAGTTCGGCAACGACTTCACCGAACGGTTCACCTCCGCGCATGAGGGTGTCGAGAACCCGGCCGATCGTGAGGCGATGGATCTCTACAACAACGAGGTCGGCCGCCGCATCGCCGAACAGAATGCCGATGCTTCCGACGGAGAGCTCGCCGACCTGGTGCAGCGCGCGATCGAGAACGGCGAGATGATCGTGATCGACCGCGATGGCGAGCTCGCCTGGAGCGATGACGTTGCTTACGGCCAGCATGGTGAGGCCGATGACGGTTCGGTACGAGGCGTGAGGCCGACGCCGGAGGTCAGCACGTCATAG
- a CDS encoding SH3 domain-containing protein, protein MAQAAASISGASEATKRRSEADSAQGASGTNTGSSGADSSSAQDFNAEMARARATEEERRATRPASTSTSGEAQNDNQSVPASDSTSASGSTTPVEGGSSSSGVETGIGDAANTLVNPGDEIGKLNSDGDQVVMSMTAEGKLQVPLARIPVGVGVKGQYGYDITVAQRGDGGEGEPAPTYDVTFDKRLQGGLTGELATPGIDPAAEFNLGSSDSVTMNFATQEEATRAVGILQRLGASEAVRDAINAPIPGVGTIGAASNPVPEDDGSLSDTHSWPTPGNLAAAPLRPPAEDMAFLRDNITSYSQELNAQERLKLGAKAVNLGIETRLDQNQRVIRTVEVPRNGEPGRLTYTLAGDLDSSTKEKLTIGQQQFDQFELGYIPQNIVDHGTLRGELSLSWDIPADQALSEVAGRPMPEIDGLGAPDEVSARIELTYQDQSLADLSRTDQRRVSIEATTRNPAEHAGPVISSLLQGDFRAAAAGMGEDFSVTTQDERIARSGVNQQHELGLTVADVGKFGVSLIGNVGRDDITDRRTRTFTGADLAQRPQEVDQPQDQPEQPVEPQPEQFVVVPHDGLNLRADPSTEAQKLTVLRNGTFVDATGQRRIDANGDEWVEVSGRGVDGRDATGWVNGRYVQRNEIGEMGPTGRINPDLEQQGYRAVTIAEGESVWQAAERAGADPRETVRLNSGHLVDPNLVFAGDKVYLPGTAAPPVDPPPQEPQPEPQAPPANSSAESQAPSGEGILPARRPATASSRARAAPARRRPSRFRAVRKAARSPGTKRQARTSPAATSPSRRRPPPASRPRTAARPPPATSRRHPPRRPSSRHLTSRCRLLTSPSGAIPSSTASCTTIRSRRIRAAP, encoded by the coding sequence ATGGCCCAGGCTGCAGCGAGCATTTCCGGAGCGAGTGAGGCGACGAAGCGCCGGTCCGAAGCCGATAGCGCCCAAGGCGCGTCAGGCACGAATACTGGCTCCAGCGGTGCCGATTCCTCGTCGGCGCAGGATTTTAACGCCGAGATGGCGCGGGCGCGTGCCACGGAAGAGGAACGGCGCGCCACCCGGCCGGCGTCGACCTCGACCAGCGGCGAGGCCCAGAACGACAATCAGTCTGTCCCGGCGAGCGATTCCACATCGGCAAGCGGCTCGACCACGCCGGTCGAGGGCGGCTCGAGCAGCTCAGGCGTCGAGACCGGCATCGGCGATGCGGCCAACACATTGGTCAATCCAGGCGACGAGATCGGCAAGCTGAACAGCGACGGCGATCAGGTGGTCATGAGCATGACCGCCGAGGGCAAGTTGCAGGTGCCGCTCGCGCGCATCCCGGTCGGCGTCGGGGTCAAGGGCCAGTACGGCTACGACATCACGGTCGCCCAGCGCGGCGATGGCGGGGAGGGGGAGCCGGCTCCGACCTATGACGTCACCTTCGACAAGCGCCTGCAGGGTGGACTGACGGGCGAGCTTGCGACACCGGGGATCGACCCGGCCGCCGAGTTCAACCTCGGTAGCTCCGATTCGGTGACGATGAACTTCGCCACGCAGGAGGAGGCGACACGCGCAGTTGGAATCCTGCAGCGGCTGGGCGCCTCGGAAGCAGTACGCGATGCGATTAACGCGCCGATCCCCGGAGTCGGAACGATCGGCGCCGCCTCAAATCCGGTGCCGGAAGATGACGGCAGCCTGAGCGACACGCATTCCTGGCCGACGCCGGGCAATCTCGCCGCGGCGCCGCTGCGGCCCCCGGCCGAGGACATGGCCTTCCTGCGCGACAACATCACGAGCTACTCGCAGGAGCTCAATGCGCAGGAGCGACTGAAGCTCGGCGCCAAGGCGGTAAATCTCGGCATCGAGACGCGCCTCGACCAGAACCAGCGCGTCATCCGTACCGTCGAGGTGCCGCGTAATGGCGAGCCGGGACGGCTGACCTATACGCTCGCCGGCGATCTCGATTCGAGCACCAAGGAAAAGCTCACCATCGGCCAGCAGCAGTTCGACCAGTTCGAGCTCGGCTACATCCCGCAGAACATCGTCGACCATGGCACGCTGCGTGGCGAACTGAGCCTGTCTTGGGACATTCCGGCCGATCAGGCGCTCAGCGAGGTCGCCGGTCGGCCGATGCCGGAGATCGATGGGCTCGGCGCGCCGGACGAGGTCTCGGCGCGCATCGAGCTGACCTATCAGGATCAGTCTCTGGCCGACCTCAGCCGCACCGACCAGCGCCGCGTCTCGATCGAGGCGACGACGCGCAATCCGGCTGAGCATGCCGGCCCAGTGATTTCCTCGCTGCTGCAGGGCGATTTCCGGGCGGCCGCGGCGGGGATGGGCGAGGATTTCAGCGTCACGACGCAAGACGAGCGCATCGCGCGCAGCGGCGTCAACCAGCAGCACGAGCTCGGGCTCACCGTCGCCGATGTCGGCAAGTTCGGCGTCTCGCTGATCGGCAATGTCGGCCGCGACGACATCACCGACCGGCGCACGCGGACCTTCACCGGTGCCGATCTCGCCCAGCGGCCTCAAGAGGTCGACCAGCCGCAGGATCAGCCGGAGCAGCCCGTCGAGCCGCAACCCGAGCAATTCGTGGTCGTTCCCCATGACGGGCTCAACCTGCGCGCGGACCCATCGACCGAGGCGCAGAAGCTCACCGTCCTGCGCAACGGCACCTTCGTCGACGCGACCGGTCAGCGCCGCATCGATGCAAATGGCGACGAGTGGGTCGAGGTCAGCGGCCGTGGCGTCGATGGCCGCGATGCGACCGGCTGGGTCAACGGGCGCTATGTGCAGCGCAACGAGATCGGCGAGATGGGCCCGACCGGCCGCATCAACCCCGATCTCGAACAGCAGGGCTATCGCGCCGTGACCATCGCCGAGGGCGAATCGGTCTGGCAGGCGGCCGAGCGCGCCGGCGCCGACCCGCGCGAGACGGTGCGGCTGAACAGCGGCCATCTGGTCGATCCGAACCTGGTCTTCGCCGGCGACAAGGTCTACCTGCCCGGCACCGCGGCACCGCCGGTCGATCCGCCGCCGCAGGAGCCACAGCCGGAACCACAAGCGCCGCCCGCCAATTCTTCGGCGGAGTCGCAGGCGCCGAGCGGCGAGGGGATTCTCCCAGCACGCCGTCCGGCGACAGCGAGCAGCCGAGCACGAGCGGCACCAGCCCGTCGCCGCCCCAGCCGGTTCCGCGCGGTGAGGAAAGCGGCTCGCAGTCCGGGGACGAAACGCCAAGCCCGGACCAGCCCAGCGGCGACCAGCCCCAGCCGCCGCCGGCCACCTCCGGCGAGTCGTCCTCGGACAGCGGCTCGTCCTCCTCCGGCGACCAGCCGACGCCACCCACCGAGACGACCGAGCAGCCGGCACCTGACGAGCCGCTGCCGCCTCCTGACGAGCCCATCGGGCGCGATCCCAAGCTCGACCGCATCCTGCACGACTATCAGATCCAGGAGGATCCGCGCGGCACCGTGA